From the Candidatus Cloacimonadota bacterium genome, the window ATCCTCAAAATGACTGATTACTTTTAGCGGGTCTTGATCGCCATAAAGCTGATCCAATTCTTCATCCGCAAACGCCCGCAACACCAGTGCAAAGGCCTCACAACTCTTAATGCCGGAGAATATCGCAGATTCTGGCTCATCACTATGTTTGGCAAAGATTCCCGGAAAATCCTGAAACTCGATGTGGGCATAGATAGTTTTCTTGGGCTTATAGAGCTCACTTAAATGTGTAATACGCTCATCCGTAACCTGTACAATGCCAATATTTGGCTCAGTTGTCGCCGGTGCGTATTTATCTACCTCAATACTTTGCCCAGTCAGAGCATTGAAGATGGTAGTTTTACCGCTTTTTGGCGGCCCGATCAAAGCTATTTTCATAAATTATCCTTATTTGCTTTCCTTTCCTGTAGAAAAAGCTTTTTTGGCAACAGATTTCGCTGCATGAGGCTTAACTGCATTTAGTAAAGAGCGTACTTCATTTGGCAGGAGCGGACGCCATCTACCAGAGGGGAGATCGCCCAATATTAAAGGTCCAAATTGAACCCGGCGCAAGCTTCTAACTTTGGCTCCCACAGCTTCTATCATGTGCCTTATCTGGCGTTTACGTCCTTCTTTGATGCCTATTCTCAGCAGCATTTCTGCATCCGTGGCGCTTTTTACATACACCTTGGCACTTTGGGTTTTGCCGCCTTCTATTTCAATGCCTTCCCGTAAGCGTAAAATAGCTTCTTTACCCAGTTTGGGTGCTACTCTTACGCGATAGATTTTTTCCACTTTATACGCCGGATGGGTTAGTCTTTGAATTAGATCGCCATCATCAGTAAAGAGCAACAATCCTTCGCTGCTTTTATCCAACCTGCCGGCATAGGGCAGCGAGCTAAATTGCTCAGGAAGCAAGCTATACACGGTTTTACGATCATATTCGTCTTGTTGAGAAACCACGTAACCGGTTGGTTTATTGAGGATGATGTAGATCTTTTCATTTTGAACAGAAAGCTTTTTGCCGTTGAAGACCACCGTGTCTGCATCAATATCTACAATACAAGCAAGATCTTTCACCACTTGATTGTTTACAACAATCTCTCCGGAACGGATGAATTCTTCGGTTTTGCGCCTGCTACCCAGTCCACATAGAGCTAAATAGCGATTTAAACGCATCAGCTTACCAGGCTTCAAGACTATTTTGGATTGCTGATTTGAAGATGTTTTTGAAGATTTCATCCAAGGCTTCCTCTTTGGTGCTAAATTTTGCCGTACTTCCTTCTCCCACCTTATAGATTTCGCTTAAACGCAAGGCAGAGTTTTCGTAGATTACTTCGTTGTTTACCAAATCGGTGAATATTACTTTCAATACCAAGTTGAGCTGATAATCCTGCACCTGATTGGCGCTGTCGTAGCTGTAGATTTTATCTTCAAATGAAGTTATCTCTCCCTCCAGACGGCAATCCGGATCTTGCGTAACCAATTTCAACCTGCCATCATTTCGCACTGCTAAAGATACCTCATTTAAAGCTTTATCTGCCAAAGCAAATTCCGCTGTCTTATTCTCAAATGGCTCGATCCTAATATTTTTTAAATGCGGATAAGCATTTGAATATACAGAGTAGTAGCAGCCACTAAACACTGCCATCAGCATAAATGCAAAAATAAATTTCTTGACCATTATGCCATATCCAAAAAAATCTCGTATCCTTGTCAAGTTAAACCTTGTCAAAATAACTTATGATTTTTAAATTGCTTACAAATACAGGAGGTAAGCCATGGCTAAGAAATACATTTCTAAAGCCGAAGCCGCCAAGAAACTTAAGGTTTCCGATCGTGTGATTCAGGAAATGATCAACAGCAAAATCTTCGAAACCAAAACCGTGGGAAAAAACGAGAAAATCGATGAAGATTCTCTCAATGAATGGTTGGAAAACCTCAACGAAGACGACGAAAAAATGCTCGCTCTCAAACGTGTAATCTGTCACTTTGAAGAGTATATGCGCCCCGAAAATGTCTTCTTAGATTTTCACGCAGAAAACAAATACGACGCCATCCGTATTCTCAGTGAAAACGCCAAAGACCTCAAACTTGTTCGTGATGCACGTTGGCTTTATGAAGTTGTGGTTGCCCGAGAAGAACTCATCTCCACTGCCATCGGAAATGGAGTGGCTTTGCTCCACCCCCGCCATCTTCACCCATCCAAAATAAAAACTCCCTCTATCTTGTTTGGACGCTCAGATGAAGGAGTGGATTTTGATGCCCCCGATAACAAACCCGTAAATATCTTCTTTATGCTGTTGCTCCACAACGACAAACAACACCTCTTCTCGCTTTCATACATTTCCAAACTCATTATGAATTCAAATGTGTTAGAGAGTTTTCTTTCCGCTACCAATACCGATCAAATCCACACTGCTCTTACGGCAAATATGGAAGAAAAATAAGCATGAATAAGGTACGTATTATCCTCGGCAGTAAAAGCGATTTGGATATCTGCGAACCAATATTCGAAACCCTTAAAAGCTTCGCCGTAGAATACGATTTTTATATCAGTAGTGCTCATCGAAACCCGCAAAAGACCGTAATGCTGGCTCAAAATGCCGAAAAAGACGGATGCCAAGTGATTATCGCCTGCGCCGGAATGGCTGCTCATTTGCCAGGAGTTCTTGCCGCTCATACATCTTTACCCGTTATTGGCGTACCTATCCAAACCGGTGCCTTAGGGGGAAGAGATGCACTTTATTCCATCGTCCAAATGCCACCTGGAGTACCTGTGGCTTGCGTTGCGATTAACGGCGCTAAAAATGCCGCTCTTTTAGCCATCCAAATTATTGCCTTGTACAATCAAGAACTCAAGAACAAATTAATTGACTACAAGGAAAGCTTAAAGGCATAATAATTTGTTGATTGTATAAAAAGGAGCCGGAAGCTCGGCTCCTCAATATCGGTTTATCTGGCAAGCTAAATCATATTATGCTGATCAACGATTCATAACCTGGAACTTTGGGCAGATAACCTGCTGCTACAGCATCCGATACGCTCCTACATGGTAATTCCTCGGCTATTTCGCGCGTGATTGTTCTCAAATCTACACCTTCACGAATATGAATGCCCCACATCAGCTTTACAAACAGTGCAAACCAATTTAGAATTGGATGCTCTCGAGTAGATTCTAAACGATTGTAAAAATTGAGATAATCTCGCATATCCTTGCGATACTCTTCCGATGGATTCAATGCCGATATCTGCCTTTGGATAGCAGCAAAATTTCGGTGATGAGCAGATTCTTTGAATTTGGGACGACGACGAACAATGTAGCGATTCATCTTTGGACTATAGTAGAATACACTATCATCAGCGGTTCCGGTATAGCCTAAGATCATGTTTTTGAATCTTACCTTCATAATTGGCCTCCCTTTTGAGGTTTTTCTGTACGGAACAAAGTATCCAATACCGCTAAAATTGCCTCGTGAGATATCTTGATAGAATCCGATTGGAGCAGTCCACATTGGACGGCAGTACGGATTCCACGCAATTCCGATATCAATTCAATTAAACTATCGTGAGCATACGAACCTGTGTAATGCTGGTTCAGAATTATACTCGCTTCTCGCTGGGGATGGGATTTGTTGTTTCTCATAATTACTCCTTAGAAGGGCAAGATTTATTTTTTCCCTTCATTATCTATATGGCGGACAAATACTGGACAAATTCAGATTAATTTCTCCAACGATTCGAGAAAAATGCCGTAAAGCAATAGATAACAATAAAATGCACGTATCTATCTATAGTTGTTGATTTATTTGAATGAGAATATCATGACCTGAAGATAGGGT encodes:
- the purE gene encoding 5-(carboxyamino)imidazole ribonucleotide mutase codes for the protein MNKVRIILGSKSDLDICEPIFETLKSFAVEYDFYISSAHRNPQKTVMLAQNAEKDGCQVIIACAGMAAHLPGVLAAHTSLPVIGVPIQTGALGGRDALYSIVQMPPGVPVACVAINGAKNAALLAIQIIALYNQELKNKLIDYKESLKA
- the lptE gene encoding LPS assembly lipoprotein LptE, which encodes MVKKFIFAFMLMAVFSGCYYSVYSNAYPHLKNIRIEPFENKTAEFALADKALNEVSLAVRNDGRLKLVTQDPDCRLEGEITSFEDKIYSYDSANQVQDYQLNLVLKVIFTDLVNNEVIYENSALRLSEIYKVGEGSTAKFSTKEEALDEIFKNIFKSAIQNSLEAW
- a CDS encoding PTS sugar transporter subunit IIA codes for the protein MAKKYISKAEAAKKLKVSDRVIQEMINSKIFETKTVGKNEKIDEDSLNEWLENLNEDDEKMLALKRVICHFEEYMRPENVFLDFHAENKYDAIRILSENAKDLKLVRDARWLYEVVVAREELISTAIGNGVALLHPRHLHPSKIKTPSILFGRSDEGVDFDAPDNKPVNIFFMLLLHNDKQHLFSLSYISKLIMNSNVLESFLSATNTDQIHTALTANMEEK
- a CDS encoding rRNA pseudouridine synthase translates to MKSSKTSSNQQSKIVLKPGKLMRLNRYLALCGLGSRRKTEEFIRSGEIVVNNQVVKDLACIVDIDADTVVFNGKKLSVQNEKIYIILNKPTGYVVSQQDEYDRKTVYSLLPEQFSSLPYAGRLDKSSEGLLLFTDDGDLIQRLTHPAYKVEKIYRVRVAPKLGKEAILRLREGIEIEGGKTQSAKVYVKSATDAEMLLRIGIKEGRKRQIRHMIEAVGAKVRSLRRVQFGPLILGDLPSGRWRPLLPNEVRSLLNAVKPHAAKSVAKKAFSTGKESK
- a CDS encoding 50S ribosome-binding GTPase gives rise to the protein MKIALIGPPKSGKTTIFNALTGQSIEVDKYAPATTEPNIGIVQVTDERITHLSELYKPKKTIYAHIEFQDFPGIFAKHSDEPESAIFSGIKSCEAFALVLRAFADEELDQLYGDQDPLKVISHFED